One Sphingomonas sp. IW22 genomic window carries:
- a CDS encoding DUF2933 domain-containing protein, protein MGEHDHRMRKRGKIVLIGFLLVASFFLITEHTAHFLGVLPYLILLACPLMHLFMHHGQGGHQHGHEPGQAPAGLPANPNGRIEGESR, encoded by the coding sequence ATGGGCGAACATGACCATCGCATGCGCAAGCGCGGCAAGATCGTTCTGATCGGCTTCCTGCTCGTCGCCAGCTTCTTCCTCATTACCGAGCATACCGCGCACTTCCTGGGTGTGCTGCCCTATCTCATCCTGCTCGCCTGCCCGCTCATGCACCTGTTCATGCACCACGGCCAAGGTGGGCATCAGCATGGCCATGAGCCCGGCCAGGCACCCGCCGGCTTGCCGGCCAATCCCAACGGCCGCATCGAAGGAGAGTCGCGATGA